GGGTCAGGTCGGTGCGCGCATCGAGAACTTCGGTGGATGTGGCCGCTTCCCGGCGGTAGCCCAACCGGGTGATGCGCAGGTTCTCCTCGGCCTGGGAAAACGCCACCTTGGCGGTTTGGATGTTGTTCTCTGCCACGCCGAGATCCAAATAGGCGCGCTTGATTTCAAGCCGTACGAGATCTTCGGTATTGCGGATGCGTGCGTCATAAGCCTTTTTCGCCGATTTCGCCTGGCTGACCCGGGAGCGTGTTTTATTGGCGTCGAAAAGGGTCCATGTGGCCTGAAGGGAAAAAGATGCGTTGTGGTCGTTGCCGTAATCGTTGTCGTTTGCAGCCGGCGAATCGCCGTCCTGCCAGTAGGCGCCGACGGCGGCCACCTCCGGGTAATAGGCGCTTTTTTCCAGTTTAATCGTGTTTTCGAGCGTCTCCCGCGCCAGGGCCATGGCCTGAAGCTGCGGCCGGTTTTTGAGGCCCCTTTCGATCAGGGATCCGAGATCGCAATCCGCGCAGGCAACGTCATCGATGGCTTCGATACGGGTGCCGGCGTTAATATCCGTGGCAAGCCAGCGGTTCAGATCGGCGCGGGCGGCGTCCACATCGGCGCGGGATCGCTCCCGGGACTGAATGGCATCGGCCAGGGCCACGTTGGCCCTCAGCAGATCGTTGCGCCGGATGATGCCGTGATCGAAGAAAAGCTGGGCGTCCTTCTCATGCGAAGTCAGCGTCTCGATGGCTTCGTCGGCCACGACCA
This window of the uncultured Desulfosarcina sp. genome carries:
- a CDS encoding TolC family protein, giving the protein MKTDRLFIFIVIGLLVVGAVSTAARAEEPALSLSRAIQMAIENNPALGESTENEKGAEYARQSAKAEFFPTLSADYAFTALADDPYMIPGGQGARSQIAHDNQYHWGLTLVQPLFTGHAISSRYEIAKLNLAIKEKEKAQTELDIVRGVKSAYYRLLLNQKLLVVADEAIETLTSHEKDAQLFFDHGIIRRNDLLRANVALADAIQSRERSRADVDAARADLNRWLATDINAGTRIEAIDDVACADCDLGSLIERGLKNRPQLQAMALARETLENTIKLEKSAYYPEVAAVGAYWQDGDSPAANDNDYGNDHNASFSLQATWTLFDANKTRSRVSQAKSAKKAYDARIRNTEDLVRLEIKRAYLDLGVAENNIQTAKVAFSQAEENLRITRLGYRREAATSTEVLDARTDLTQAETNYYQALYGYLDALAALERAIGQGPAIEQGPNPAS